A genomic region of Klebsiella sp. RIT-PI-d contains the following coding sequences:
- the sufC gene encoding Fe-S cluster assembly ATPase SufC codes for MLSIKDLQVSVEDKDILRGLNLEVRPGEVHAIMGPNGSGKSTLSATLAGREDYEVTGGSVEFRGKDLLELSPEDRAGEGIFMAFQYPVEIPGVSNQFFLQTALNAVRTYRGQESLDRFDFQDLMEEKIELLKMPADLLTRSVNVGFSGGEKKRNDILQMAVLEPELCILDESDSGLDIDALKIVSEGVNALRDGKRAFIIVTHYQRILDYIKPDFVHVLYQGRIVKSGDFTLVKQLEEQGYGWLTEQQ; via the coding sequence ATGTTAAGCATTAAAGATTTACAGGTATCGGTCGAAGACAAAGACATTCTGCGCGGATTAAATCTTGAGGTCCGTCCAGGGGAAGTCCACGCCATTATGGGGCCTAACGGCTCAGGTAAAAGTACGCTGTCGGCTACGCTTGCCGGGCGTGAAGATTATGAAGTGACCGGCGGAAGCGTCGAATTTCGCGGAAAAGATCTGCTGGAGCTTTCCCCCGAAGATCGGGCGGGCGAAGGTATTTTCATGGCCTTTCAGTATCCGGTGGAAATTCCTGGCGTCAGCAATCAGTTTTTCCTGCAAACGGCACTGAATGCGGTTCGCACCTATCGCGGGCAGGAGTCGCTGGATCGCTTCGATTTTCAGGATTTAATGGAAGAGAAAATTGAGCTACTGAAAATGCCAGCGGATTTGCTGACCCGCTCAGTTAACGTTGGTTTTTCAGGCGGTGAAAAAAAGCGCAACGATATTTTGCAAATGGCGGTCCTGGAGCCAGAGCTGTGTATTCTCGACGAATCTGACTCCGGGCTGGATATCGATGCGCTGAAAATTGTTTCTGAAGGTGTGAATGCGCTGCGTGACGGTAAACGAGCCTTTATTATCGTAACTCACTATCAGCGTATCCTGGACTATATCAAGCCAGATTTTGTCCACGTTCTTTATCAGGGGCGGATTGTGAAATCAGGTGATTTCACGCTGGTCAAACAACTGGAGGAGCAGGGCTATGGCTGGCTTACCGAACAGCAGTAA
- the sufB gene encoding Fe-S cluster assembly protein SufB encodes MSRNTEATDDVNMWSGPLNYKEGFFTQLQTDELAHGISEDVVRAISAKRNEPEWMLEFRLNAYRAWLEMEEPHWLKAHYDKLNYQDYSYYSAPSCGNCDDTCASQPGALQQTGPASFLTDEVEEAFKQLGVPVREGHEVAVDAIFDSVSVATTYREKLAEQGIIFCSFGEAIHDHAELVKKYLGTVVPGNDNFFAALNAAVASDGTFIYVPKGVTCPMELSTYFRINAEKTGQFERTILVADEGSYVSYIEGCSAPVRDSYQLHAAVVEVIIHKDAEVKYSTVQNWFPGDNNTGGILNFVTKRALCEGENSKMSWTQSETGSAITWKYPSCILRGDNSIGEFFSVALTSGHQQADTGTKMIHIGKNTRSTIISKGISAGHSQNSYRGLVKIMPTATNARNFTQCDSMLIGPDSGAHTFPYVECRNNTAQLEHEATTSRIGEDQLFYCLQRGISEDDAISMIVNGFCKDVFSELPLEFAVEAQKLLAISLEHSVG; translated from the coding sequence ATGTCACGTAATACTGAAGCAACTGACGATGTCAATATGTGGTCCGGCCCGCTCAATTATAAAGAGGGTTTTTTCACACAGTTACAAACGGATGAACTGGCCCACGGTATTAGCGAAGACGTTGTGCGGGCGATTTCCGCAAAGCGTAATGAACCCGAGTGGATGCTTGAATTTAGGCTTAATGCATACCGCGCCTGGCTGGAGATGGAAGAGCCACACTGGCTAAAGGCGCACTATGACAAGCTCAACTATCAGGATTATAGCTATTACTCTGCGCCATCATGCGGCAACTGCGATGATACTTGCGCCTCCCAGCCTGGTGCATTACAGCAAACCGGCCCGGCTTCATTTCTGACCGATGAAGTTGAAGAGGCATTTAAGCAACTTGGCGTTCCCGTACGTGAAGGACATGAAGTGGCGGTGGACGCTATTTTTGACTCGGTATCGGTCGCTACGACTTATCGGGAAAAGCTGGCCGAGCAGGGGATTATCTTCTGTTCATTTGGCGAGGCGATTCACGATCATGCGGAGCTGGTTAAAAAATATCTGGGGACAGTCGTTCCAGGTAATGACAACTTTTTTGCCGCCCTTAATGCCGCTGTGGCCTCAGACGGCACATTTATTTATGTGCCTAAAGGCGTCACCTGCCCAATGGAACTGTCGACCTATTTTCGCATCAACGCCGAAAAAACCGGACAGTTTGAACGCACTATTCTGGTCGCCGATGAAGGCAGCTATGTCAGCTACATTGAAGGGTGTTCAGCCCCGGTACGTGATAGCTACCAGCTTCACGCGGCGGTCGTGGAAGTCATCATCCATAAAGATGCTGAAGTGAAATACTCGACGGTGCAGAACTGGTTCCCCGGCGATAACAATACCGGCGGTATTCTGAATTTTGTGACCAAGCGCGCGCTGTGCGAAGGCGAAAACAGCAAGATGTCGTGGACGCAGTCCGAGACCGGTTCCGCTATTACGTGGAAGTATCCAAGCTGTATTCTGCGCGGTGATAATTCGATTGGCGAATTCTTCTCCGTCGCACTGACCAGCGGGCATCAGCAGGCCGATACCGGAACCAAAATGATCCACATTGGTAAAAACACCAGGTCGACCATTATCTCGAAAGGCATCTCGGCCGGGCACAGCCAGAACAGCTATCGTGGACTGGTTAAAATTATGCCGACCGCCACCAATGCGCGTAACTTTACGCAATGTGACTCCATGCTGATCGGGCCGGATAGCGGTGCACATACTTTTCCGTATGTAGAGTGCCGTAACAACACTGCTCAGCTTGAACACGAAGCCACGACATCGCGCATCGGTGAGGACCAGCTTTTTTACTGCCTGCAGCGTGGGATCAGTGAGGATGATGCGATATCCATGATCGTCAACGGGTTCTGTAAGGACGTTTTTTCTGAACTGCCGCTGGAATTTGCCGTAGAAGCGCAAAAACTGCTGGCCATCAGCCTCGAACATAGCGTCGGTTAA
- the sufA gene encoding Fe-S cluster assembly scaffold SufA has protein sequence MDLHSGTFDPKEFTWHGLTITPAAAGHIRQLVSKQPGIQGLRLAVKQTGCAGFGYVLDTVSEPHKDDLLFDVEGARLWVPLEAMPFIDGTEVDYVREGLNQIFKFNNPKARHECGCGESFGVQAE, from the coding sequence ATGGATTTGCATTCAGGGACTTTCGATCCCAAAGAGTTTACCTGGCATGGTTTGACAATAACGCCGGCCGCTGCCGGGCATATTCGTCAACTGGTCAGTAAACAGCCCGGCATACAAGGTTTGCGTTTGGCCGTTAAGCAGACCGGCTGCGCAGGCTTTGGTTATGTGCTGGATACGGTGAGTGAGCCACATAAGGACGATCTCCTTTTTGATGTTGAGGGAGCGCGTTTGTGGGTCCCGCTTGAGGCAATGCCTTTTATCGACGGTACTGAAGTCGATTATGTCCGTGAAGGCTTAAACCAAATTTTCAAATTCAATAATCCAAAAGCCCGGCACGAATGTGGCTGTGGTGAAAGTTTTGGCGTGCAGGCGGAATAA
- the iraP gene encoding anti-adapter protein IraP produces MTNIILGMIAKISRMDAETKQLSARIEAQSLLLSAFLLTTSSKSNSMDMVEAVKKAINAAVEMADNPHRADAEILLNEFNEILSMAQLLTKVGAELDVNAMKAIAARDGDNA; encoded by the coding sequence ATGACCAATATTATTTTAGGTATGATCGCCAAAATATCAAGAATGGATGCTGAAACAAAACAGCTCTCCGCACGCATTGAGGCGCAATCGCTGCTGCTCAGCGCATTTTTACTGACTACCAGCAGTAAAAGTAACTCTATGGATATGGTCGAAGCCGTCAAAAAAGCCATCAATGCGGCAGTAGAAATGGCCGACAATCCGCACAGAGCGGATGCCGAAATATTGCTTAATGAATTTAATGAGATTTTATCCATGGCACAGCTGTTAACGAAGGTTGGCGCTGAACTTGATGTTAATGCCATGAAAGCGATTGCTGCACGTGATGGTGACAATGCATAA
- the lpxP gene encoding kdo(2)-lipid IV(A) palmitoleoyltransferase — translation MNRPQFKLEFLHPRHWLTWFGLSILWLLVQLPYPFLFWFGSALGRTSQRFLQRRSDIANRNLELCFPGMDPEERKTMIAKNFASLGMALIETGMAWFWSDRRVRKWFDVEGYQSLLDAQRKQKGVMVVGVHFMSLELGGRVMGLCQPMMATYRPHNSPVMEWVQTHGRLRSNKSMIDRHNLKGLVNALKSGEAVWFAPDQDYGPKGSTFAPFFSVQNAATTNGTYVISRLSGAEMLTISMVRKDNARGYALHIGEKMENFPRGNEFEAASYINKMIENEILRAPEQYLWIHRRFKTRPTGEASLYI, via the coding sequence ATGAACCGTCCCCAGTTTAAACTTGAATTTTTACATCCACGTCATTGGCTTACGTGGTTCGGCTTGAGTATCCTGTGGTTGCTGGTGCAACTACCATATCCATTTTTATTCTGGTTTGGCTCCGCGCTGGGCCGGACATCACAGCGCTTCCTTCAGCGTCGGTCAGACATTGCCAACCGTAATCTTGAACTTTGCTTTCCGGGCATGGACCCGGAAGAACGCAAAACGATGATCGCGAAGAACTTCGCCTCACTGGGAATGGCGCTAATTGAAACCGGTATGGCCTGGTTCTGGTCCGACCGTCGGGTACGCAAATGGTTTGATGTCGAAGGTTATCAGTCGCTGCTTGATGCGCAACGTAAGCAGAAGGGCGTTATGGTCGTCGGCGTACATTTTATGTCTCTTGAGCTGGGCGGTCGGGTGATGGGATTGTGCCAGCCAATGATGGCAACTTACCGTCCGCATAACAGTCCGGTGATGGAGTGGGTTCAAACACATGGCCGTTTGCGTTCCAACAAATCAATGATCGACCGACATAATCTTAAAGGTCTGGTTAATGCACTTAAAAGCGGTGAAGCTGTCTGGTTCGCGCCGGATCAGGATTACGGCCCCAAAGGGAGCACCTTTGCACCTTTCTTCTCGGTGCAAAATGCGGCAACCACTAACGGAACTTACGTTATTTCACGCCTGTCAGGTGCGGAGATGCTGACTATCTCGATGGTGCGTAAAGATAATGCGCGCGGATATGCGCTGCATATTGGTGAAAAAATGGAGAATTTCCCACGCGGAAATGAATTCGAGGCTGCCAGCTATATCAATAAAATGATTGAAAATGAAATTCTGCGCGCGCCGGAACAGTATTTATGGATACACCGCCGCTTTAAAACGCGCCCAACGGGTGAAGCGTCTCTGTATATTTAA
- the menI gene encoding 1,4-dihydroxy-2-naphthoyl-CoA hydrolase yields MIWTRTVTLAALNAMGTNNMVGLLDIRFDNLTEDTLEATMPVDGRTHQPFGLLHGGASVVLAETLGSVAGYLCCEGEQKVVGVEVNANHLRSVRSGRVRGICKALHLGGRHQVWQIDIVDEQGRLCCTSRLTTAIV; encoded by the coding sequence ATGATCTGGACCCGGACAGTAACGCTGGCAGCATTAAATGCAATGGGCACGAATAATATGGTCGGCCTACTGGATATTCGTTTCGACAACCTTACTGAGGATACGCTGGAAGCGACAATGCCAGTAGATGGCCGCACCCACCAGCCGTTCGGCTTGCTTCACGGTGGTGCGTCAGTGGTGCTGGCAGAAACGCTGGGTTCAGTGGCCGGTTATTTATGCTGCGAGGGAGAGCAAAAAGTAGTAGGTGTTGAAGTTAATGCCAATCATCTGCGATCCGTGCGCAGCGGCAGAGTTCGCGGTATCTGCAAAGCCCTTCACCTGGGAGGACGGCATCAGGTCTGGCAAATTGACATTGTCGATGAACAGGGCCGTTTGTGCTGCACATCACGCTTGACGACTGCAATTGTTTAA
- a CDS encoding FAD-binding and (Fe-S)-binding domain-containing protein, with protein MIPQISQAPGVVQLVLNFLQSLEQQGFTGDTATSYADRLTMATDNSIYQLLPDAIVFPRSTADVSLLARVAAEERFSTLVFTPRGGGTGTNGQALNHGIIVDMSRYMNRIIEINPEEGWVRVEAGVIKDQLNHYLKPYGYFFAPELSTSNRATLGGMINTDASGQGSLAYGKTSDHVLGVRAVLIGGDILDTHPMPVALAETLAKEQSASGRIYRTVYQRCLENRQLIIDKFPKLNRFLTGYDLRHVFNDAMTEFDLTRILTGSEGSLAFITEARLDITRLPKVRRLVNVKYDSFDSALRNAPFMVQADALSVETVDSTVLNLAREDIVWHSVSELITNVPDKEMLGLNIVEFAGDDEALINAQMTALCARLDTLMAQGEGGIIGWQICDDLSGIERIYAMRKKAVGLLGNAKGMAKPIPFAEDTCVPPEHLADYISEFRALLDGHGLNYGMFGHVDAGVLHVRPALDMCDPQQEMLMKRISDEVVALTAKYGGLLWGEHGKGFRAEYSPAFFGEQLYGELRKIKAAFDPNNRLNPGKICPPEGIDAPMKKVDAVKRGTFDRQIPIAVRGAWRGAMECNGNGLCFNFDVKSPMCPSMKITSNRIHSPKGRATLVREWLRLLADRGIDPNQLEKELPEQRASLRTLIERTRNSWHARKGEYDFSHEVKEAMSGCLACKACSTQCPVKIDVPEFRSRFLQLYHSRYLRPLRDHLVATVESYAPLMARAPGTFNFFISQPWIRNLSEKHIGMVDLPLLSAPSLQQQVVSHRTANMTLEELEALDSTQKSRMVLIVQDPFTSYYDAQVVADFIRLVEKVGYQPVLLPFSPNGKAQHIKGFMTRFAKTARKTADFLNRVAQLAIPMVGVDPALVLCYRDEYKQVLGAQRGNFHVMLVHEWLSNVLTEESQRNVSGEAWYLFGHCTEVTALPGAPNAWAKIFAWYGAKLESVSVGCCGMAGTYGHEVKNHANSLGIYALSWQQTMQRLPRNRCLATGYSCRSQVKRIEGSGVRHPLQALLEIIG; from the coding sequence ATGATCCCACAGATTTCTCAGGCTCCAGGTGTCGTTCAACTGGTGCTGAATTTTTTGCAATCATTAGAGCAACAGGGTTTTACCGGGGATACCGCCACAAGCTATGCTGACCGGCTAACAATGGCGACCGATAACAGTATTTACCAGCTTCTTCCCGATGCCATCGTGTTTCCGCGCTCGACGGCAGATGTTTCGCTGCTGGCACGGGTGGCAGCCGAAGAGCGTTTTAGCACGCTGGTCTTTACGCCGCGCGGCGGCGGCACCGGGACTAACGGGCAGGCTCTCAACCACGGCATCATCGTTGATATGTCCCGTTACATGAATCGCATTATCGAAATTAACCCTGAAGAAGGGTGGGTGCGCGTAGAAGCGGGCGTAATAAAGGATCAGCTTAATCACTATCTGAAGCCGTACGGCTACTTTTTTGCCCCTGAATTATCGACCAGTAACCGCGCCACGCTTGGCGGGATGATCAATACCGATGCCTCGGGGCAGGGGTCGCTGGCCTACGGTAAAACGTCCGATCATGTGCTAGGCGTGCGGGCGGTGTTGATCGGCGGCGATATTCTGGATACCCATCCGATGCCGGTGGCGCTGGCTGAGACGCTGGCAAAGGAACAGTCTGCATCCGGGCGCATTTATCGCACCGTTTACCAGCGCTGCCTCGAAAATCGTCAGCTTATTATCGATAAATTTCCCAAATTAAATCGTTTTCTTACTGGCTACGATCTGCGCCATGTTTTCAATGACGCAATGACAGAATTCGACCTTACCCGCATACTTACCGGCTCCGAAGGTTCGCTTGCCTTTATCACCGAAGCCCGGCTCGATATTACCCGTTTACCAAAAGTTCGCCGACTGGTTAACGTGAAATATGACTCGTTTGATTCTGCGCTGCGTAACGCGCCTTTCATGGTGCAGGCAGACGCGTTATCGGTCGAGACCGTTGACTCCACGGTGCTTAATCTGGCACGGGAAGATATCGTCTGGCATTCGGTTAGCGAACTTATCACCAATGTGCCAGATAAAGAGATGCTCGGGCTGAATATTGTCGAATTTGCTGGCGATGACGAGGCCCTGATTAATGCTCAGATGACCGCGTTGTGTGCCCGGCTGGATACGCTGATGGCGCAGGGAGAGGGCGGGATCATCGGCTGGCAGATTTGTGATGATCTTTCAGGTATCGAACGCATTTACGCGATGCGTAAAAAAGCCGTCGGGCTGTTGGGAAATGCAAAGGGTATGGCAAAACCGATTCCTTTTGCCGAAGATACCTGCGTTCCTCCGGAGCATCTGGCGGATTATATTAGCGAATTCCGCGCGCTGCTGGACGGACACGGCCTGAACTATGGCATGTTCGGTCATGTGGATGCCGGGGTTTTGCATGTGCGTCCGGCGCTGGATATGTGCGATCCGCAGCAGGAAATGCTGATGAAGCGAATTTCCGATGAGGTGGTTGCCCTGACGGCGAAATACGGTGGACTGCTATGGGGGGAGCACGGAAAAGGCTTTCGCGCTGAGTATAGTCCGGCGTTTTTCGGTGAGCAGCTCTATGGTGAGCTGCGTAAAATTAAAGCCGCGTTTGACCCGAATAATCGCTTAAATCCGGGTAAAATTTGTCCGCCGGAAGGCATCGATGCCCCCATGAAAAAAGTCGATGCCGTTAAACGAGGTACCTTTGATCGCCAGATCCCAATTGCAGTGCGGGGAGCATGGCGTGGCGCGATGGAGTGCAATGGTAACGGCCTGTGCTTCAATTTTGACGTAAAAAGTCCGATGTGCCCGTCAATGAAGATTACCAGTAACCGTATTCATTCCCCCAAAGGTCGGGCTACTCTGGTCAGAGAATGGCTGCGATTGTTGGCCGACCGGGGAATCGATCCGAATCAGCTGGAAAAAGAGCTGCCTGAGCAGCGCGCCAGCCTGCGAACGTTGATTGAGCGTACGCGTAATAGCTGGCATGCGCGTAAAGGCGAATATGATTTTTCTCACGAAGTTAAAGAGGCAATGTCCGGCTGTCTGGCCTGCAAAGCCTGTTCAACCCAGTGCCCGGTAAAAATTGATGTGCCGGAGTTCCGTTCGCGCTTCCTGCAGCTTTATCATTCACGCTATTTGCGTCCTTTACGCGACCATCTGGTGGCGACGGTGGAGAGTTATGCGCCGCTGATGGCAAGGGCACCGGGCACATTTAACTTTTTTATCAGCCAGCCCTGGATACGCAATCTTTCAGAAAAGCACATTGGCATGGTGGATCTGCCTTTGCTGTCTGCGCCATCGTTACAGCAACAGGTAGTGTCGCATCGTACGGCGAATATGACGCTTGAAGAACTGGAAGCGCTCGACAGCACGCAAAAATCGCGCATGGTGCTGATCGTGCAGGACCCGTTTACCAGCTACTACGATGCACAGGTGGTGGCCGATTTCATCCGGCTGGTGGAGAAAGTCGGTTATCAGCCCGTGCTATTACCTTTTTCGCCCAACGGAAAAGCGCAGCATATTAAAGGCTTTATGACCCGATTTGCAAAAACGGCGCGTAAAACCGCTGACTTTCTGAATCGGGTCGCGCAACTGGCTATCCCTATGGTAGGTGTTGATCCGGCACTGGTGCTCTGTTATCGCGATGAATACAAACAGGTTTTAGGCGCGCAGCGCGGCAACTTTCATGTAATGCTGGTCCATGAATGGTTATCGAATGTATTAACAGAAGAGAGCCAGCGTAACGTGAGCGGCGAAGCCTGGTATCTGTTTGGCCACTGTACTGAAGTAACGGCGCTTCCGGGCGCGCCAAATGCGTGGGCAAAAATCTTTGCCTGGTATGGTGCAAAACTGGAAAGCGTCAGCGTGGGCTGTTGCGGCATGGCCGGCACATACGGGCATGAAGTAAAAAATCATGCCAACTCTCTCGGGATTTATGCGCTTTCGTGGCAGCAAACCATGCAGCGGCTGCCGCGTAATCGTTGTCTGGCAACCGGCTATTCTTGCCGCAGCCAGGTGAAACGTATTGAAGGCAGTGGGGTGCGCCATCCTCTACAGGCATTACTGGAGATAATAGGATGA
- the ydiK gene encoding AI-2E family transporter YdiK: protein MVNPNQPRDVPQILLSVLFLSLMIVACLWIVRPFILGFAWAGTVVIVTWPVLIRLQRLLFGRRSLAVLVMTLLLFLLFIIPVALLVNSMVDSGVPLIRSVSSGEMTLPDLNWLNSIPVVGARLYTGWHNLLDMGGAAIMAKIRPYIGTTTTWFVGQAAHIGRFMMHCGLMLLFSALLYWQGERVARGIRHFATRLAATRGDAAVVLAAQAIRAVALGVVVTALVQAVLGGIGLAISGVPYATILTVVMLFSCLIQLGPLPVLVPSIIWLYWSGDTTWGTVLLVISCVVGTIDNVLRPLLIRMGADLPMILILSGVIGGLIAFGMIGLFIGPVLLAVSWRLFDAWVKEVPPPR, encoded by the coding sequence ATGGTTAATCCGAACCAGCCCAGAGACGTGCCGCAAATATTGCTGTCGGTGCTTTTTTTGTCACTGATGATTGTTGCCTGCCTGTGGATAGTGCGCCCCTTTATTCTCGGCTTTGCGTGGGCGGGAACCGTGGTCATCGTGACGTGGCCGGTGTTAATTCGTTTACAGCGTCTCCTGTTCGGCCGGCGCTCGCTGGCCGTGCTGGTCATGACATTATTGCTCTTTCTGCTGTTTATCATTCCTGTCGCGCTGTTAGTTAACAGTATGGTAGACAGCGGCGTACCGCTTATTCGCTCCGTATCCTCCGGTGAAATGACGCTGCCGGATCTTAACTGGCTAAACAGCATTCCCGTGGTGGGCGCGCGGCTCTATACCGGCTGGCATAATCTTCTCGATATGGGAGGGGCTGCCATTATGGCGAAAATCCGCCCTTATATTGGGACGACGACCACCTGGTTTGTCGGACAGGCCGCACACATTGGGCGCTTTATGATGCATTGCGGGTTAATGCTTCTATTCAGCGCGCTACTTTACTGGCAGGGAGAACGCGTGGCACGGGGTATCCGTCACTTTGCCACCCGCCTCGCCGCAACGCGTGGTGATGCCGCCGTAGTGCTGGCCGCACAGGCTATTCGCGCGGTAGCGCTTGGCGTTGTGGTTACTGCGCTGGTTCAGGCGGTACTCGGCGGGATTGGTCTGGCTATTTCCGGCGTGCCTTATGCCACTATTCTGACCGTCGTGATGCTTTTTTCATGCCTTATCCAGCTGGGCCCTTTGCCCGTACTGGTCCCGTCCATTATCTGGCTATACTGGAGTGGCGACACGACCTGGGGAACGGTCCTGCTGGTGATAAGCTGTGTTGTCGGCACCATCGATAACGTTCTGCGCCCGTTACTGATCCGTATGGGGGCTGATTTACCAATGATCCTCATACTTTCTGGCGTTATTGGTGGATTGATTGCCTTTGGCATGATTGGATTATTTATTGGTCCGGTGCTGCTGGCGGTTTCGTGGCGTCTGTTTGATGCCTGGGTGAAAGAAGTCCCGCCTCCCCGATAG
- the ppsA gene encoding phosphoenolpyruvate synthase encodes MSNNGSSPLVLWYNQLGMNDVDRVGGKNASLGEMITNLATVGVSVPNGFATTADAFNQFLDQSGVNQRIYELLDETDIDDVSELAKAGAQIRQWIIDTPFQGELEHAIREAYDQLSSDDSEASFAVRSSATAEDMPDASFAGQQETFLNVQGYDAVLVAVKHVFASLFNDRAISYRVHQGYDHRGVALSAGVQRMVRSDLASSGVMFSIDTESGFDQVVFITSAWGLGEMVVQGAVNPDEFYVHKPTLAAGRPAIVRRTMGSKKIRMIYAPSQEHGKQVSIEDVPQAQRDVFSLTNDEVQELAKQAVQIEKHYGRPMDIEWAKDGHTGKLFIVQARPETVRSRGQVMERYTLHAQGKIIAEGRAIGHRIGAGKVKVIHDISEMNRIQPGDVLVTDMTDPDWEPIMKKAAAIVTNRGGRTCHAAIIARELGIPAVVGCGDATERIKEDEDVTVSCAEGDTGYVYAEKLDFSVKSSSVDKMPDLPLKIMMNVGNPDRAFDFACLPNEGVGLARLEFIINRMIGVHPRALLEFDDQDPKLQNDITQMIKGYDSPKAFYVDRLAEGIATLGAAFWPKRVIVRLSDFKSNEYANLVGGERYEPEEENPMLGFRGAGRYVSDSFRDCFALECDAVKRVRNEMGLTNVEIMIPFVRTVDQAKAVIDELARQGLKRGEQGLKIIMMCEIPSNALLAEQFLEHFDGFSIGSNDMTQLALGLDRDSGVVSELFDERNEAVKALLSMAIRAAKKQGKYVGICGQGPSDHEDFAAWLMEEGIDSLSLNPDTVVQTWLSLAELKQ; translated from the coding sequence ATGTCCAACAATGGCTCGTCACCGCTGGTGCTTTGGTACAACCAACTCGGCATGAATGATGTAGACAGAGTCGGAGGCAAAAATGCCTCCCTGGGAGAAATGATTACCAACCTGGCTACCGTGGGCGTATCTGTTCCAAACGGGTTTGCCACGACTGCTGACGCGTTTAATCAGTTTCTTGATCAAAGCGGCGTTAACCAGCGTATATATGAGTTGCTGGATGAAACCGACATTGACGATGTCTCTGAGCTGGCCAAAGCCGGTGCACAGATCCGCCAGTGGATCATCGATACTCCTTTTCAGGGGGAGCTGGAACATGCTATCCGTGAAGCTTATGACCAGCTTTCGTCTGATGATAGTGAAGCCTCTTTTGCCGTCCGTTCATCGGCAACGGCGGAAGACATGCCGGATGCGTCATTTGCCGGACAACAGGAAACCTTCCTGAACGTACAAGGATATGATGCAGTGCTGGTGGCTGTGAAGCACGTCTTCGCGTCACTGTTTAACGATCGTGCTATCTCTTATCGCGTTCATCAGGGATACGATCATCGCGGCGTCGCACTCTCAGCAGGCGTACAACGTATGGTGCGCTCTGACCTGGCCTCTTCTGGTGTCATGTTCTCTATTGACACAGAATCTGGCTTCGATCAGGTGGTCTTTATTACCTCTGCCTGGGGATTAGGCGAAATGGTAGTACAGGGAGCGGTAAACCCGGATGAATTCTACGTCCATAAACCGACGCTGGCAGCAGGGCGTCCGGCCATCGTACGCCGTACCATGGGTTCAAAGAAAATCCGTATGATCTACGCGCCGAGCCAGGAGCACGGTAAACAGGTGTCGATTGAAGACGTTCCGCAGGCTCAACGTGATGTATTTTCGCTTACCAATGACGAAGTGCAGGAACTGGCGAAGCAGGCAGTGCAAATCGAGAAGCACTACGGCCGCCCTATGGATATTGAATGGGCGAAAGATGGTCATACTGGCAAATTATTTATTGTCCAGGCGCGTCCTGAGACGGTGCGCTCCCGCGGACAGGTAATGGAGCGTTATACCCTGCATGCGCAGGGAAAAATCATTGCTGAAGGTCGCGCTATCGGACATCGCATTGGTGCCGGAAAAGTGAAGGTCATTCATGATATTAGCGAAATGAACCGTATTCAGCCGGGCGATGTGCTGGTTACAGATATGACCGACCCGGACTGGGAACCGATCATGAAGAAAGCGGCTGCCATCGTGACCAACCGCGGGGGACGAACCTGTCATGCGGCAATCATTGCGCGTGAGCTGGGCATTCCGGCAGTGGTCGGCTGCGGTGATGCGACTGAGCGCATTAAAGAGGATGAAGATGTTACGGTATCGTGTGCGGAAGGTGATACCGGCTATGTCTACGCAGAAAAGCTCGATTTTAGCGTTAAAAGTTCCAGCGTTGACAAGATGCCCGATCTACCGCTGAAAATCATGATGAACGTGGGTAATCCGGATCGCGCGTTTGATTTTGCCTGTCTGCCCAATGAAGGCGTTGGCCTGGCAAGACTGGAGTTTATTATCAACCGCATGATTGGCGTACATCCTCGCGCGCTGCTGGAATTTGACGATCAGGATCCGAAACTGCAAAACGACATCACGCAGATGATCAAAGGCTATGATTCGCCAAAAGCGTTTTATGTCGATCGTCTTGCTGAGGGGATTGCGACGCTCGGTGCAGCATTCTGGCCGAAACGGGTTATTGTTCGACTGTCTGATTTTAAATCCAATGAGTATGCGAATCTGGTCGGCGGTGAACGCTACGAGCCGGAAGAAGAAAACCCGATGCTCGGTTTCCGCGGCGCGGGTCGCTACGTCTCAGACAGTTTCCGTGATTGCTTTGCGCTGGAATGTGATGCCGTCAAACGGGTGCGTAATGAGATGGGGTTAACCAACGTCGAAATTATGATCCCATTTGTGCGAACTGTTGATCAGGCGAAAGCCGTCATTGATGAGCTGGCGCGTCAGGGATTAAAGCGCGGTGAGCAGGGATTGAAGATCATCATGATGTGCGAAATTCCCTCTAATGCTCTGCTGGCTGAACAGTTCCTCGAGCATTTCGACGGTTTCTCCATCGGCTCAAATGACATGACGCAGCTGGCACTGGGACTGGATCGCGATTCCGGCGTGGTATCAGAATTGTTTGATGAGCGTAATGAGGCAGTAAAAGCGCTACTCTCTATGGCAATCCGGGCAGCGAAGAAGCAGGGTAAATATGTCGGTATTTGCGGACAAGGCCCGTCCGATCATGAAGACTTCGCCGCCTGGTTAATGGAAGAGGGCATCGATAGCCTGTCCCTTAATCCAGATACTGTTGTACAGACCTGGTTGAGCCTGGCTGAACTAAAACAATAA